The window TGCCTGTGAGTAATGGACCTGAGATAGCTAAAGTCTTGTTGATCTTCAATGCCAAGTTGCCaagtcttacatggtcctcaaTGTCTTCTCTCCACCACCTTAACAACCTCTCGCATTTCCATTTCGAGTTCCTCACTCCATCCATTGTTGAATTGTTTTCCTTCATGTAAAAAGTTTTTCTTCTGTAGTACTTGATTTTTAGGCCACCAAACAGCTGGCTCAAACTTTGCAGGGAATTTTTCAAGCATTGCACCAAGCAAGGGAAGCGGGTAAGCTTTATCAAGGGCCAAAACCTTTTCCATCACCTCCTTCACATCTTCTTGAGTTGGAGTTCCAATGGCGAGCAAGGTTTGGATTTGGCTCTGGAGCTGCTTGAACAATCTTGTAGCATTACGTTGTTCTTCAGCAAGCTGTGAAGGCTGAATTTTGTTCATTATTAGCAGCATTCCGGTGGCCACAGAATACAAAAGTGTAGACGATAATTTCAATGCCAAAAGTGGCATTCCAATGCCACCAGCTATGGCTGCAACGCCAGCCATTGTTGCAGCAGTGAGAGTTATCATGTTGATGGAGTTTAGAAGATGGGTATTCCAATTGTCACGTTGTTCTCCAATGTTGGCGTGCATCTCTACTCTATCAGCTACAGCCTCTAAGATAGCATAGAGTTGAGTGGTAACAATATTTGTACCAGAGTTGTGTGATCTATCATTGATCTTTTCTACTGGGATTGTGCTTATGAACCTGTCTCTTATATTCAGTTCCTCACCTAGATTTCTCATTGGTATTTTTGGAACTGAGAGTGTTGAAATCAAGAATGCAAGCTCAAAGAAAGTTCAGTAATGGCGGAAAGCATGCAGAGACGTGAAGGCatgcagagagagagaatgaacaTTCTGAGCTTTGAGAAAAATGATTTcgtatatattaaaataactgACTCTGTTTCTTTATATAGCAGAAACAGAGCAACCAAATGACCAAGTGAAGCAATACTATCAATCAATACAAACATGACAAGTGGCCTAACTAACTAAGTATGCTCTGTAATATCTACACCCATGTAATACAAGCACTGCTATATACAAAACTACAATACAAAAACTACTAAACTAATAGCTACAAGATAATATCTCCAAGATATTCTATGTGACAAATATCTGCAGGCTCAGATATTTACAAGATATTttacactccccctcaagatgaaCTATATATGTTGATTAGATTCATCTTGGATAACAAATAATGAAATTGCTTATACACGAGTGCCTTAGTAAAGAAATCCGCAATCTGGTGTCTAGTAGGTACATGGAAGGTCTTGATCACTCTAGCTTGAATTTTTTCTCTAATGAAGTGGCAGTCTATTTCTATGTGCTTTGTTCTGTCGTGGAAAACTGGATTTGCAGCAATATAAATAGCTGTCTTGCTATCACAGTAAAGGGAAGCTGCATGATTGTGCTCTAGTCCAAAAGTCTTGAGCAAAGCTATCAACCAAACAACTTCACTTGTGACTGTAGCCATTGATCTATACTTAGATTCTGCTGAAGATCTTGATACAACTTGTTGCTTTTTACActtccaagaaatcaaagactCACTAAGAAAGACACAAAAACCTGATATAGACCTTCTAGTATCTGGACATGCTGCCCAGTCAGCATCACAGTAGGCCTTAAGCTTCAATTCTGAGTTTGCAGAGAGAAATAACCCCCGACCTGGTGTCTTCTTTAGATATTTAAGAATTCTATAAGTTGCCTGCAAGTGAGGCACTTTGGGAGAACTCATGAACTAACTAAGTTTGTGTACTAAATAGCATATGTTTGGTCTGGTGAGTGTCAAATAGAGCAATTTACCTATCATCCTTCTGTACAAGGAAGAATCAGGAACATCCTCTCCCATTGAACTACTGAATTTGGCAGACCGCTCCATTGGCACATTAGCACATTAGCAGGCTTGCAAGCTAGCAAACTCGTATCAGACAACAACTCCAAGGTAAATTTCCTTTGACATAAACTAATACCCTTCTCGGTTCTAGCAACTTCAAGGCCTAAGAAATACTTCAAAGTGCCAAGATCTTTTAGCTTGAACTTGTTGTCTAGGAAAAGCTTGAAGGTGTTGACAGCCTCCACATTATTGCTAGCTATaagaatgtcatcaacatacactAGCAAAATGATGATTGAACCTTTGTGGACCTTGGTGAAGACTAAATAGTCAGATTTGGATTGGATGAAACCATCAGCAATGATAGTAGCAGACAACTTAGCAAACCACTGTCTACTAGCTTGCTTGAGTCCATAAAGAGACTTTGTGAGCTTACAAACCTCCCCCTTACTGTCAAATCCAAGTGGAGGAACCATTCACACCTCCTCATCTAAATCCCCATGAAGAAAGGCATTGTTGACATTCAATTGAGAGACATGCCAACCATAAACAGCAGCAAGAGCCAACAATGTTCTAACAGTGACAAACTTCACCACAAGAGAGAAAGTCTCATAATAATCAATGCCCTCAACTTGAGTGAATCCTTTTGCAACTAGTCTTGCCTTGTATCTCTCAACAGACCCATCTGCCTTGAGTTTAATCTTGTATACCCACTTGCAGCCAATGGGAACCTTGCCAGGAGGAAGTTTGGTCATAGCAGCTTGCCACAAAGGATCAATCAATGCTTGAGCATAAGAGGTAGGTTCCTTGGCAACAATCAAAGCAATGGAAAAAGCCTTATGTGAAGTAGACAATCTATTATATGAAAGAGTAGAAGAAAGAGGGTAAAGAATACCTAAACTGTCAGAAATAGAAGAATCATGAGATTGAGGTAGAGAAGCAGTGGCCAACACATGAGCAGATGCAAGATTACAATGATAGTCATGAAGATATGAAGGTAGCTTATGAGGTCGAGAAGACCTTCTAACAAGTGGTAACTCAGGTACAGGAGAAGAAATAGGATCAAGAAGTTCATTATGATCAGAATGAACAAAAACATATGGAGGAGCTGAAACAGAATGCACAAGGTCAAGAAATTCATCTGGGGGAACATCAGGATCAacagaagagaaagaaagagaaaattttgcagaaacagTAGGAGGAATATCTGGAACCGAATTTTGAGGTGGAAATATAAGAGAAGAATTGGAAGTAGAAGATATGATAAGTTTAGAAGTCCAatgtttgaaagggaaaatgaaCTTCTTAAAAATGACATCCCTAGACAAGAAAACAGTTTTAGAAGCTAAATCATACAATTTATAACCTTTGGTACCAAAAGGATAGCCAATGAAAATGCATGCTTTAGCTCTAGGATCAAATTTTGTTCTATGTCTAGTTAAGGTTGAAGCATAACACAGACTgccaaaagacttaagatgatCATAGGTAGAAGGATGACCTAAGAGTTTCTTATAAAGAGTAAGATTTTGTAACAATGGATTAGGAAGCCTATTAATGAGATATGTTGCTGTCAAGACACAATCCCCCCAAAATTTCAAAGGCAAATTAGCCTGAAATCTTAAGGCTCTAGCAGCATTTAAAAGATGCCTATGTTTTCTTTCAACCACAACATTTTGCTATGGAGTTTCAACACAAGACAGTTGATGAATGATACCCTTAGAAGcataaaaggaagaaagggcAAATTCAGGTCCATTGTCTGAGCTAAACACTTTGATAGGAACATTAAATTGGGTCAAAATCATATGAAAGAAGGATGGAATTAAGGTTGAAGCATCAGACTTGTGCTTCAACAAATATACCCAAGTACACATGTTGTGATCATCAACCAAAGTGAGAAAATACTTTAATCCATTCAGGGAAGGAGTGGAATATGGTCCCCAAATGTCAGCATGAACCAAATCAAAGCAAAGAAATGCTAGAAGAATGAGTAAAAGGCAATGTGTGCTGTTTAGCTAAAGGACAAATGTGACAGTCAAAAGGCTTAGTATTATTGCAAGATTTGATATCAGGTACAATATTATTCAACAAAGTCAATCTTTGTGAAGATGGATGATCTAATCTATAGTGCCATAGCCTAAAAACACTATCAAAAGAATCAAGATTACAAGAATTAACACTTTTGCCATGAAAACATGATGACAACATAGACAAAGCCTCAGAAACAAAATCTAGTAGAGTGACCTGTGAAGTGCACTGCAATGTGCAAAGGCCTCCTGAGTTATGAAGCTAGCAACCTGATAGGTAGTGGCAAAACTTGCTTCTGGTGGGGCTTGAGTACCAAAATGGCATTGTGAATTTAGTAAACCAACCAGTTGTTGATACTCAGCTCTGGTGAGGGAGACAAGTTCATTAGAGGTATCCTCAGTTGTAACCAGATTGCTTGCAAAGGTTTGAGACTTGTTCTTGAACTTGTACCTAGGAGGGTAACCATGTAGTTTGTAACATTTATTAACTACATGTCCCATAGCACCACAGTGAGTGCATTGAGGTCTGCCAGTCCTTGACTTATTGAAATTCTTGACATTACCACCAGACTTGGGTCCCAATGCTGCCAATGCAGCTGCTGTGTTAGTCAAAACCTTCTTCCCAGTACTAACCTTTCTTTGCTTCTCATCTtgaagcaaaagagagaaaaccttACTCAAAGGAGGTATGGGATCCATAAGAAGAATTTGACCTCTAATTGCAGTATAAGTCTCATTCAGTCCCATCAAGAATGACATAGTACAATCCTCCACATGGTGTCCACAAGTACAGGTTCTATAGGTAGAAAATTCATCCCAAAGACCCTTAAACTTTATGTAGTATGCATTGATACTTAAATCCTCTTGAGTTAAAGAGCTAACTTTCTTCCTTAATTCGAAGATCCTAGGACCATTGCCTTGTCCAAACCTGTATTGTAGGTCAAGTCAGACCTCTCTTGCAATCTTGAAATACACTATGCTTGATTGTAAATCCTTAGAAACAGAATTGAACAACCAAGCTAATACTGTGCTGTTACATTTACACCAAGCTGTGTACAGAGGATGGTCAATGGATTGTGGCTTAGAAATTGAGCCATCAATGAACCCTAGTTTGGTCTTGGCATCCAAAGATATTAGAATAGCTCTATTCCAAGTGTTATAATTCTCCTCAATAAGAGGTTGAACGACCAATGAAACACCAGGATTATCACCACTGGATAGGAAATATGGACTAAAGGAATTTTCCCAAGGCTGGACAGTACAAGCAGTTGCACTAGATGTACTTTCAGCCATACTTAGTACAATGATGAAGATACAGAGTCCCAAACAAgaattggcaaaaaaaaaaaaaaaaaaaaaaaaaactagacttTCCAGAGAATTCTTCAAAGAACAATGAATGCAGTGATATGATGTACAACCAAATCAAATCAAGATTCAATATACAATCTTGATGAAATCACAACAAAGAACAGCAAATTGGGAAATGAAACCCTAagaaatcaaattaagattCAATTTACAATCTTGATGAACTCACTGCAAATCGGGAATTGAAACCCTAAGATTGGAAagaaatcaatttccaattatgaagaaaaagaatctaGATTTCAATATGCTAAAGAAATCAAGATCTAGAGAGTGATGAACTTAGCGCAAGAATCAATCAAAAACACAATGAAGAAAATTTCTAATTGATTTGAAAGAAGCACCAAGAAATCGAAAAACGAAATTGAACTAGGAAGAATCAGAGAATACCAGACTTGAACGATTCTCTGATCTAGttcagctctgataccatgttgaaATCAAGAATGCAAGCTCAAAGAAAGTTCAACAATGGTGGAAAGCATGCAAAGACATGAAGGCatgcagagagagagaatgaacaTTCTAAGCTTTGAGAAAAATGATTTcgtatatattaaaataactgACTCTGTTTCTGCTAACCAAATGACCAAGTCAAGCAATACAATCAACCAATACAAACATGACAAGTGGCCTAACTAACTAAGTATGCTCTGTAATATCTACACCCGTGTAATACAAGCACTGCTATATACAAAACTACAATACAAAAACTACTAAACTAATAGCTACAAGATAATATCTTGGAGATATTCTATGTGACAAATATCTACCAGACTCAGATATTTACAAGATAttcaacagagagagagagagttttggaaGCTTTGGTACATAAATAGCAGCATTGATTTTCCTTGAACAACaacatgaagaagaagatgaaggtaaAAGAAGAACCGAAGCCATTTGATTGGGAGGTTTTCTCTTTTGGTtcttgtgtgtatatatatatatatacatatatatatatatttttttttgaggcaAAAGTTTTCACTAAGAAAAATTAGGAGAATACAACACAAACTTTCTCGAGTTGAGAGTAATCAGAACTTTAAACATAATACCAAGTATATTACTATCCTTACACATTCAGCAAAAAAGTAGAACTTTACATCACTATCTTtcttcaaacaaacaaacaaacaaaagtaaaatttaattCGGATTGGCGTTTTGCATTGTCCCGTTGTTGAGTAGTTTCACTATCGGATAACCTGGGAAAAGGGCTCGGGGTTTGCTTTTGGAGCACGTTTTGCAGCTTGGGGGTCTCCAAAGACATTccagaatttaattttttcatctgctgctgctgatgccaCTGTGCAACCATCTGGGCTCTGAGCCATAAACAGAACTCTGGAAGTATGACCAGTGAGCTCGGCCATCTTCACCATTGATGGATATTCCCAGAGAGTAAGCTGGTTCTGAGTAGACCCATGAGAGCTGAGCAGCTCTCTCTCATTCTTGTTCCACAATAATGAACAAACCTGAGAGCCAGTGTCCACAGAATTCAAGCATGCACCAGTATGAGTATTCCAAAACTTTATGCATTTACCATCTCTACCTCCACCAGAGGCTAGCAAATTGCTCTCGAAAGGACACCAAGCAAGAGCTTTCACTGCAGATGTGTGATCTTCGAGCCTGTGAGCCCATTGCGTTGGTGAATTTGAAGATGTCCTTGATTTGTCCCATATGAATAGTAGATTATCATTTCCTCTACTTGCCAATTTCTGGCCTGAGCGTGACCATTTCAGCCCGCAAACCTCTTGCTTATGACCTCTGTAGGTTTCGACAATATGTGATCCGACTCTTACATCATGGTTAATGATCAGACTGTCCATTCCTCCAGTGGTAAGGATGTGATGATTGTCGTTCCATGCCAGTGATCCAACTCTCAATGTGTGGCCTCCTGGCAAAGTTCTTGGCTGTTCCTTAGATGTTAAATCCCACAACTGTACTTCTGAGTTGTTCAAGCCAATGGCAATGTGCTGGCCATCAGGAGCCCAGCTAACACTTGTAATCGGGCCTTTTCCTTCATCAACAGTGACAAGTTCTGAAGTAGAACCATTAGAAGCATCCCAAAGATAAACTGTATTTCCAAGAGCAATTGCAAGAACATTGCAGCTTCCCCAATCCAGTAAATTTAAGTAGTAATCGTCCACAAGGTCAGGGGCATCTAATGTCCTCTCAGAAGTCTGAGGAATGCTTCGCTTGGGCTTGGTGGGCTTATCCTGCTGCTGAGAAGAGGAGAGAGCAGGGGGCTTGTTCTTGAAAGGGAGAATTCGAGTCCCGGTCATGTTGAGGGCCTCTGCCAGATGCTTCCTGTAGGGTGAGCTTGCAGGTGGGTTCTCTTTGCCTTTCCTCCCTTCATTCAGCATAGAGTGCGcataatcaaaattaattgcTGATCGGTTTGGAATAAATCTATCCAAGTTTTCTTTGGAActctttttctttgatgaagAAGAATTTGATCCTGAGTCCATAACTCTAgcacaaacaacaacaatatatatacagacaaaaaagaaaaaacagagagagagagagagagagagagagagaacacaaAACCCTACAAAAAGATACTATTAGTAACAGttagaaattaaagaaatcaaagaatcaAAGCCTGTGAAACAAAGGGTTAgatcaaaagcaacaaaataGTATAAAGAAATAGTTTTGATGAAGAGAGCTTGTTATTGTTGTGAATATTTTGAGCGCTTGTGAACAAGAAGTagatcttgagagagagagagtttgtgaGGGTTGTGAGAGGAATGAGAGGGTTTATATCGTGAGAAATACTGATGAGGATTATTAGGGTTTTGTTCTGGTTCTTGTGTATATATGTTgtagaaaaagaaaggttttgAATGAAGGTAACGAGGCTCTCAACTCTTATTTATAGACTGGAACTATAACTGGGTCAGCTACAGAAAAATGTTGAATTCAATGGCTGACTTGAAAATAGATATAAAGAAGTGCCTAACGGCTAGTGTTTCAAATataatatcatttctcattCAAGAAATGGTGTCGGTTTGATCAGGACAAGTAGCTGTG of the Quercus robur chromosome 10, dhQueRobu3.1, whole genome shotgun sequence genome contains:
- the LOC126702446 gene encoding cell division cycle 20.1, cofactor of APC complex-like; this translates as MDSGSNSSSSKKKSSKENLDRFIPNRSAINFDYAHSMLNEGRKGKENPPASSPYRKHLAEALNMTGTRILPFKNKPPALSSSQQQDKPTKPKRSIPQTSERTLDAPDLVDDYYLNLLDWGSCNVLAIALGNTVYLWDASNGSTSELVTVDEGKGPITSVSWAPDGQHIAIGLNNSEVQLWDLTSKEQPRTLPGGHTLRVGSLAWNDNHHILTTGGMDSLIINHDVRVGSHIVETYRGHKQEVCGLKWSRSGQKLASRGNDNLLFIWDKSRTSSNSPTQWAHRLEDHTSAVKALAWCPFESNLLASGGGRDGKCIKFWNTHTGACLNSVDTGSQVCSLLWNKNERELLSSHGSTQNQLTLWEYPSMVKMAELTGHTSRVLFMAQSPDGCTVASAAADEKIKFWNVFGDPQAAKRAPKANPEPFSQVIR